A window from Triticum aestivum cultivar Chinese Spring chromosome 6D, IWGSC CS RefSeq v2.1, whole genome shotgun sequence encodes these proteins:
- the LOC123144063 gene encoding protein RRC1 isoform X1, with amino-acid sequence MSSKKVPFNRHKENEEARKKREEDEAARVYAEFVKSFEGESASGSKFVRGGVIDPNAKLRADSEGGNSKDRGSVPKKGSRYVPSFVPPSFGREPEKKKEDERPKEKERGKPRAIDTVMEELKLEKELRERRNQERASRHGDTFVPSSRFDELPDEFDPTGRLPGSFDDGDPQTTNLYVGNLSPKVDENFLLRTFGRFGPIASVKIMWPRTEEERKRQRHCGFVAFMNRAEGQAAKDEMQGVVVYDYELKIGWGKSVALPSQALPAPPPGHMAIRNKEGGTVIISGPGGPPVASVTQQTSELVLTPNVPDIMVAPPDDSHLRHVIDTMALHVLDGGCAFEQAIMERGRGKALFNFLFDLKSKEHTYYVWRLYSFAQGDTLQRWRTEPFIMITGSGRWVPPALPSSRSPDREKESTYAAGRTRRVEVERTLTETQRDEFEDMLRALTLERSQIRAAMGFALDNADAAGEIVEVLAESLTLKETPIPTKVARLMLVSDILHNSSAPVKNASAFRTKFEAAIPDVMESFNDLYCSITGRITAEALKERVLKVLQVWADWFLFSDAYLNGLKATFLRPGNSGVTSFHSLCGDAPEIEKKTSSEDNNGFRLDEDGALATGKAAATKELLSLPLAELERRCRHNGLSLCGGKETMVARLLSLEEAEKEQVYQKDVAMKYVQGEPHRAGREDVGLNARRLGDGTGDSESDMLGLSRHSMQTGQRRSRECVSAEPEQVSSKKQKADPVLPASKWNREDNDNDEDRINGQGLGLSYSSGSDIAGDSGKVDTTEISTDQAIHHPDTIVDEEHRQKLRQIEIAVMQYRESLEEKGLHSMEEIERKVASHRRRLQSDYGLSSIDGANSRRSSERLSLERRERADDARDSSRKRPRSRSRSRSPSRKSSLDRDREYNRSRGRLHGNDAGRDRAREKSSGRGKDDHHDRSSRDREKDRRTGR; translated from the exons ATGAGTTCGAAGAAGGTTCCGTTCAATCGGCATAAGGAGAACGAGGAGGCGAGGAAGAAG AGGGAGGAAGATGAAGCGGCGCGTGTGTACGCGGAGTTTGTCAAGTCATTCGAGGGTGAGAGCGCGTCTGGGTCAAAGTTCGTCCGAGGGGGTGTTATCGACCCCAATGCCAAGCTGAGAGCTGATTCTGAAG GTGGAAATTCCAAAGATAGGGGGTCTGTTCCAAAGAAGGGCAGTAG GTATGTCCCATCTTTTGTGCCACCCTCATTTGGGAGAGAACCGGAGAAAAAG AAGGAAGATGAGCGGCCAAAGGAAAAGGAAAGAGGAAAGCCACGGGCAATAGACACTGTCATGGAGGAATTGAAGCTGGAGAAAGAGCTTCGCGAAAGGCGTAATCAAGAACGTGCCAGTAGACATGGTGAcaccttcgtg CCCTCTAGCCGTTTTGATGAACTACCAGATGAATTTGATCCCACTGGGAGACTGCCAGGATCATTTGATGATGGAGATCCGCAAACCACAAATTTATATGTTGGCAATCTCTCTCCTAAG GTGGATGAGAATTTTCTTCTGCGGACATTTGGTCGGTTTGGACCTATTGCAAGCGTCAAGATCATGTGGCCTCGAACAGAAGAAGAACGCAAAAGGCAAAGGCATTGTGGCTTTGTTGCATTCATGAATAGAGCAGAAGGACAGGCAGCCAAGGATGAAATGCAAG GTGTTGTTGTGTATGACTATGAGCTGAAGATTGGGTGGGGGAAATCTGTTGCTCTTCCATCACAAGCACTACCTGCTCCTCCTCCAGGACACATGGCGATCAGAAACAAGGAG GGTGGTACTGTCATCATATCTGGTCCTGGAGGTCCACCTGTTGCATCTGTTACACAACAAACCTCAGAGCTG GTGCTTACTCCAAATGTTCCTGATATAATGGTTGCTCCGCCAGATGATTCACATCTTCGGCATGTGATTGATACAATGGCCCTGCATGTACTTGATGGCGGATGTGCTTTTGAACAAGCTATAATGGAACGAGGACGAGGAAAAGCATTATTTAACTTCTTGTTTGATCTTAAATCTAAAGAACACACATACTATGTTTGGCGGTTATACTCATTTGCTCAG GGCGATACTTTACAACGATGGCGAACAGAACCATTTATCATGATTACAGGAAGTGGAAG ATGGGTTCCACCTGCTTTGCCATCCAGCCGAAGTCCTGATCGTGAAAAAGAATCTACTTATGCAGCTGGTAGAACCAGG CGTGTCGAAGTGGAGCGCACATTGACTGAGACACAACGTGATGAATTTGAGGACATGTTGCGTGCATTGACATTAGAGAGAAGTCAGATAAGGGCAGCTATGGGATTTGCATTGGATAATGCTGATGCTGCTGGAGAG ATTGTCGAGGTTCTTGCAGAATCTTTGACACTCAAGGAGACACCTATCCCAACTAAGGTTGCACGGCTTATGCTAGTGTCTGACATCCTTCATAACAGTAGTGCTCCTGTGAAGAATGCCTCTGCATTTCGAACCAAGTTTGAGGCTGCTATACCTGATGTCATGGAGAGCTTCAATGACTTGTATTGCAGTATCACAGGAAGGATTACTGCTGAAGCTCTGAAG GAGAGGGTTTTGAAAGTTCTACAAGTATGGGCAGACTGGTTCCTGTTTTCTGATGCATATCTGAATGGGCTAAAAGCTACCTTTCTTAGACCAGGCAACTCTGGGGTCACCTCGTTCCACTCTCTATGTGGTGATGCACCAGAAATTGAAAAGAAAACTAGCTCCGAGGATAATAATGGGTTTAGGCTTGATGAAGATGGTGCCCTGGCCACAGGAAAGGCAGCAGCAACGAAGGAGCTGTTGAGTCTTCCACTTGCTGAACTTGAACGTCGTTGTAGGCATAATGGCCTCTCACTTTGTGGTGGTAAAGAGACGATGGTTGCCAGATTGCTCAGCTTGGAAGAGGCTGAGAAGGAGCAAGTATATCAGAAAGACGTTGCCATGAAATATGTACAAGGCGAACCGCATAGAGCTGGAAGAGAGGATGTTGGTTTGAATGCTCGTAGGCTTGGAGATGGTACTGGTGACAGTGAATCAGATATGCTGGGGCTCTCTCGTCACAGTATGCAAACAGGCCAAAGACGCTCTAGAGAGTGCGTATCTGCTGAACCCGAACAAGTTTCAAGCAAGAAGCAGAAAGCTGATCCTGTTTTGCCAGCTTCTAAATGGAACCGAGAGGATAATGACAATGATGAAGATAGAATAAATGGTCAAGGATTGGGATTAAGCTATTCATCTGGAAGTGATATTGCTGGTGATTCTGGGAAAGTGGACACAACTGAAATTAGTACCGATCAGGCAATTCACCATCCAGATACAATTGTTGATGAAGAGCATAG GCAGAAGCTAAGGCAGATTGAGATTGCTGTAATGCAGTATCGTGAATCTCTCGAGGAGAAGGGGTTGCATAGCATGGAAGAGATTGAGAGGAAGGTTGCCAGCCACCGGAGGCGCCTTCAATCAGATTATGGTTTGTCTTCAATAGATGGTGCAAACAGCAGGCGGTCTTCTG AGAGACTATCATTGGAACGGAGAGAAAGGGCGGATGATGCACGTGATTCTTCCAGGAAGCGGCCTCGCAGCCGGAGCAGGAGCCGTAGTCCTTCAAGGAAGTCATCACTGGATAGAGACCGAGAGTACAATCGCAGCAGAGGCAGATTGCATGGCAATGATGCCGGGAGAGACAGGGCACGTGAAAAAAGCTCAGGCCGAGGGAAGGATGATCACCACGATAGGAGCAGCAGAGACCGGGAAAAGGACAGGAGAACGGGAAGGTGA
- the LOC123144063 gene encoding protein RRC1 isoform X2, translating into MEELKLEKELRERRNQERASRHGDTFVPSSRFDELPDEFDPTGRLPGSFDDGDPQTTNLYVGNLSPKVDENFLLRTFGRFGPIASVKIMWPRTEEERKRQRHCGFVAFMNRAEGQAAKDEMQGVVVYDYELKIGWGKSVALPSQALPAPPPGHMAIRNKEGGTVIISGPGGPPVASVTQQTSELVLTPNVPDIMVAPPDDSHLRHVIDTMALHVLDGGCAFEQAIMERGRGKALFNFLFDLKSKEHTYYVWRLYSFAQGDTLQRWRTEPFIMITGSGRWVPPALPSSRSPDREKESTYAAGRTRRVEVERTLTETQRDEFEDMLRALTLERSQIRAAMGFALDNADAAGEIVEVLAESLTLKETPIPTKVARLMLVSDILHNSSAPVKNASAFRTKFEAAIPDVMESFNDLYCSITGRITAEALKERVLKVLQVWADWFLFSDAYLNGLKATFLRPGNSGVTSFHSLCGDAPEIEKKTSSEDNNGFRLDEDGALATGKAAATKELLSLPLAELERRCRHNGLSLCGGKETMVARLLSLEEAEKEQVYQKDVAMKYVQGEPHRAGREDVGLNARRLGDGTGDSESDMLGLSRHSMQTGQRRSRECVSAEPEQVSSKKQKADPVLPASKWNREDNDNDEDRINGQGLGLSYSSGSDIAGDSGKVDTTEISTDQAIHHPDTIVDEEHRQKLRQIEIAVMQYRESLEEKGLHSMEEIERKVASHRRRLQSDYGLSSIDGANSRRSSERLSLERRERADDARDSSRKRPRSRSRSRSPSRKSSLDRDREYNRSRGRLHGNDAGRDRAREKSSGRGKDDHHDRSSRDREKDRRTGR; encoded by the exons ATGGAGGAATTGAAGCTGGAGAAAGAGCTTCGCGAAAGGCGTAATCAAGAACGTGCCAGTAGACATGGTGAcaccttcgtg CCCTCTAGCCGTTTTGATGAACTACCAGATGAATTTGATCCCACTGGGAGACTGCCAGGATCATTTGATGATGGAGATCCGCAAACCACAAATTTATATGTTGGCAATCTCTCTCCTAAG GTGGATGAGAATTTTCTTCTGCGGACATTTGGTCGGTTTGGACCTATTGCAAGCGTCAAGATCATGTGGCCTCGAACAGAAGAAGAACGCAAAAGGCAAAGGCATTGTGGCTTTGTTGCATTCATGAATAGAGCAGAAGGACAGGCAGCCAAGGATGAAATGCAAG GTGTTGTTGTGTATGACTATGAGCTGAAGATTGGGTGGGGGAAATCTGTTGCTCTTCCATCACAAGCACTACCTGCTCCTCCTCCAGGACACATGGCGATCAGAAACAAGGAG GGTGGTACTGTCATCATATCTGGTCCTGGAGGTCCACCTGTTGCATCTGTTACACAACAAACCTCAGAGCTG GTGCTTACTCCAAATGTTCCTGATATAATGGTTGCTCCGCCAGATGATTCACATCTTCGGCATGTGATTGATACAATGGCCCTGCATGTACTTGATGGCGGATGTGCTTTTGAACAAGCTATAATGGAACGAGGACGAGGAAAAGCATTATTTAACTTCTTGTTTGATCTTAAATCTAAAGAACACACATACTATGTTTGGCGGTTATACTCATTTGCTCAG GGCGATACTTTACAACGATGGCGAACAGAACCATTTATCATGATTACAGGAAGTGGAAG ATGGGTTCCACCTGCTTTGCCATCCAGCCGAAGTCCTGATCGTGAAAAAGAATCTACTTATGCAGCTGGTAGAACCAGG CGTGTCGAAGTGGAGCGCACATTGACTGAGACACAACGTGATGAATTTGAGGACATGTTGCGTGCATTGACATTAGAGAGAAGTCAGATAAGGGCAGCTATGGGATTTGCATTGGATAATGCTGATGCTGCTGGAGAG ATTGTCGAGGTTCTTGCAGAATCTTTGACACTCAAGGAGACACCTATCCCAACTAAGGTTGCACGGCTTATGCTAGTGTCTGACATCCTTCATAACAGTAGTGCTCCTGTGAAGAATGCCTCTGCATTTCGAACCAAGTTTGAGGCTGCTATACCTGATGTCATGGAGAGCTTCAATGACTTGTATTGCAGTATCACAGGAAGGATTACTGCTGAAGCTCTGAAG GAGAGGGTTTTGAAAGTTCTACAAGTATGGGCAGACTGGTTCCTGTTTTCTGATGCATATCTGAATGGGCTAAAAGCTACCTTTCTTAGACCAGGCAACTCTGGGGTCACCTCGTTCCACTCTCTATGTGGTGATGCACCAGAAATTGAAAAGAAAACTAGCTCCGAGGATAATAATGGGTTTAGGCTTGATGAAGATGGTGCCCTGGCCACAGGAAAGGCAGCAGCAACGAAGGAGCTGTTGAGTCTTCCACTTGCTGAACTTGAACGTCGTTGTAGGCATAATGGCCTCTCACTTTGTGGTGGTAAAGAGACGATGGTTGCCAGATTGCTCAGCTTGGAAGAGGCTGAGAAGGAGCAAGTATATCAGAAAGACGTTGCCATGAAATATGTACAAGGCGAACCGCATAGAGCTGGAAGAGAGGATGTTGGTTTGAATGCTCGTAGGCTTGGAGATGGTACTGGTGACAGTGAATCAGATATGCTGGGGCTCTCTCGTCACAGTATGCAAACAGGCCAAAGACGCTCTAGAGAGTGCGTATCTGCTGAACCCGAACAAGTTTCAAGCAAGAAGCAGAAAGCTGATCCTGTTTTGCCAGCTTCTAAATGGAACCGAGAGGATAATGACAATGATGAAGATAGAATAAATGGTCAAGGATTGGGATTAAGCTATTCATCTGGAAGTGATATTGCTGGTGATTCTGGGAAAGTGGACACAACTGAAATTAGTACCGATCAGGCAATTCACCATCCAGATACAATTGTTGATGAAGAGCATAG GCAGAAGCTAAGGCAGATTGAGATTGCTGTAATGCAGTATCGTGAATCTCTCGAGGAGAAGGGGTTGCATAGCATGGAAGAGATTGAGAGGAAGGTTGCCAGCCACCGGAGGCGCCTTCAATCAGATTATGGTTTGTCTTCAATAGATGGTGCAAACAGCAGGCGGTCTTCTG AGAGACTATCATTGGAACGGAGAGAAAGGGCGGATGATGCACGTGATTCTTCCAGGAAGCGGCCTCGCAGCCGGAGCAGGAGCCGTAGTCCTTCAAGGAAGTCATCACTGGATAGAGACCGAGAGTACAATCGCAGCAGAGGCAGATTGCATGGCAATGATGCCGGGAGAGACAGGGCACGTGAAAAAAGCTCAGGCCGAGGGAAGGATGATCACCACGATAGGAGCAGCAGAGACCGGGAAAAGGACAGGAGAACGGGAAGGTGA